In Aeromicrobium wangtongii, the DNA window TCGACGGAGCCATCCGCAATGTCGTCCTGAGCGGCGACTTCTTCCTCGAGCCCGACGAGGCGCTGGGCGACATGTCCGATGCGTTGGAGGGCCTGCCCGCCGATGCGAGCCTCGGCCGGCTCGTCGAGGCCGTCGAACGCGGCCGAGGCCAGGCGGTGATGGTCGGCTTCGACCCGCCGGCGGTGGCGCACGCCGTGCTGCGGGCGCTGGGTCGTTCGACCGCGTGGCACGACCACCGGTTCGAGCTCCTCGAGGCCGGCCCGCAGCACCCACCCATGCAGATGGCGATCGACGAGGTCGTCGCCCGCCAGGTCGGCGACGGCCGGCGCGGCCCCACGCTGCGGGTGTGGGAGTGGGCCTCGAACGCGGTCATCATCGGCTCGTTCCAGTCGTTGTCGAACGAGGTCGACCTCGAGGCGGCGGCCCGGCACGGGGCGACCGTCGTGCGACGCATCTCCGGCGGCGGCGCGATGTTCGTCGAGCCCGGCAACACCATCACGTACTCGCTGTACGTCCCGGCGACGCTCGTCGAGGGGCTCTCGTTCGCCGACTCCTACGCCTTCCTGGACGCCTGGGTCATCCGGGCGCTGCGCGACCTGGGCATCGACGCCAGCTATGTGCCGCTCAACGACATCGCCTCGCCGCAGGGCAAGATCGGCGGCGCCGCCCAGAAGCGGCTGGCCAGCGGGGTCGTCCTGCACCACGTCACGATGTCGTACGACATGGACGCCACCAAGATGCTCGACATCTTGCGCATCGGCCGCGAGAAGCTCAGCGACAAGGGAATCGTCAGCGCGGCCAAGCGCGTCGACCCGATCCGCAGCCAGACCGGCATGAGCCGCGAGGCGGTCGTCACGGAGATGCTCGCCCACTTCGAGGCGAGCTACGGGCTGACGACGGTCCAGATCGACGACGAGACCCTGGCCGAGGCGAAAGAGCTCGCCGAGCAGAAGTACGAGTCCCCGGAGTGGACCGCCCGCGTCCCCTGACGTCCGGGCGCCAACCCCGCTGGGCCTGACGTTTTTACCAACACGCCGACGGCGTGTCTGCAGAATCGTCAGGCCCAGCGGGGATGTGGACGGGCATCCGGTGCACGGAGTGATCGCGCCCGCATACCTCTCGGTGGACCCTACGGCGGCGCGTATCTCCGTCGCGATCGCGCTGATGGGCCCGGCGAACGCCCTGGGTGGGTGGGCCGCGCTGCGGGTCCAGGGCAACACGTGGTTCGACGGCCTGGACCGCTCCGGCGACGATCGGGACGTGCTGATTCACTGCCTGCCGGGATCGCAGCTGCGGGTGCGTCCCGGCATCGAACCCAGCGAGGGCCGGGTGCATCCTGACGAGACGCTGGCCCGGGGGTCATTCGCCGTCACCACCCTGGCCCGCGCAGCGTACGACGAGATGCGGGTGGCGGTCGGCGTCCGTGAGGCCGTGGTCGTGCTCGACATGGCCACGAGCACGACCTCTGG includes these proteins:
- a CDS encoding lipoate--protein ligase family protein — encoded protein: MHGEYKVSGGKLVVVDLDVVDGAIRNVVLSGDFFLEPDEALGDMSDALEGLPADASLGRLVEAVERGRGQAVMVGFDPPAVAHAVLRALGRSTAWHDHRFELLEAGPQHPPMQMAIDEVVARQVGDGRRGPTLRVWEWASNAVIIGSFQSLSNEVDLEAAARHGATVVRRISGGGAMFVEPGNTITYSLYVPATLVEGLSFADSYAFLDAWVIRALRDLGIDASYVPLNDIASPQGKIGGAAQKRLASGVVLHHVTMSYDMDATKMLDILRIGREKLSDKGIVSAAKRVDPIRSQTGMSREAVVTEMLAHFEASYGLTTVQIDDETLAEAKELAEQKYESPEWTARVP